From the genome of Capricornis sumatraensis isolate serow.1 chromosome 17, serow.2, whole genome shotgun sequence, one region includes:
- the MLEC gene encoding malectin isoform X1 gives MLGVRAVEGAPVALLRLLLLLLPALGVVRLAGAGLPESVIWAVNAGGEAHVDVHGIHFRKDPLEGRVGRASDYGMKLPILRSNPEDQILYQTERYNEETFGYEVPIKEEGDYVLVLKFAEVYFAQSQQKVFDVRLNGHVVVKDLDIFDRVGHSTAHDEIIPMSIRKGKLSVQGEVSTFTGKLYIEFVKGYYDNPKVCALYIMAGTVDDVPKLQPHPGLEKKEEEEEEEEYDEGSNLKRQTNKNRVQSGPRTPNPYASDNSSLMFPILVAFGVFIPTLFCLCRL, from the exons ATGCTAGGCGTTCGGGCGGTTGAAGGAGCCCCCGTGGCGCTCCTGcgactgctgcttctgctgctgccggCGCTCGGCGTGGTCCGCTTGGCGGGGGCCGGGCTGCCCGAGAGCGTGATTTGGGCCGTCAACGCGGGCGGGGAGGCGCATGTGGACGTGCACGGGATCCACTTCCGCAAGGACCCTTTGGAAGGCCGGGTGGGCCGAG CCTCTGACTATGGCATGAAGCTGCCAATCCTGCGTTCCAACCCAGAGGACCAGATCCTGTATCAAACGGAGAGATACAATGAGGAGACCTTTGGGTACGAAGTGCCCATCAAGGAGGAGGGGGACTACGTGCTGGTGCTGAAGTTTGCCGAGGTCTACTTTGCGCAGTCCCAGCAGAAG GTATTTGACGTGCGGTTGAACGGCCACGTGGTGGTGAAGGACCTGGATATCTTTGATCGAGTAGGGCACAGTACTGCCCACGATGAGATCATCCCGATGAGCATCCGGAAGGGGAAGCTGAGCGTCCAGGGCGAGGTGTCCACCTTCACAGGCAAACTCTACATCGAGTTTGTCAAG GGATACTATGACAACCCCAAAGTCTGTGCACTCTACATCATGGCTGGGACAGTGGATG ATGTACCAAAGCTGCAGCCTCatccaggactggaaaagaaagaagaggaggaggaggaagaagaatacGATGAAGGGTCTAATCTCAAGAGACAGACCAATAAGAACCGAGTGCAGTCGGGGCCCCGCACGCCCAACCCCTACGCCTCGGACAACAGCAGCCTCATGTTTCCCATCCTGGTGGCCTTCGGAGTCTTCATTCCAACCCTCTTCTGCCTCTGCCGGTTGTGA
- the MLEC gene encoding malectin isoform X2, which translates to MKLPILRSNPEDQILYQTERYNEETFGYEVPIKEEGDYVLVLKFAEVYFAQSQQKVFDVRLNGHVVVKDLDIFDRVGHSTAHDEIIPMSIRKGKLSVQGEVSTFTGKLYIEFVKGYYDNPKVCALYIMAGTVDDVPKLQPHPGLEKKEEEEEEEEYDEGSNLKRQTNKNRVQSGPRTPNPYASDNSSLMFPILVAFGVFIPTLFCLCRL; encoded by the exons ATGAAGCTGCCAATCCTGCGTTCCAACCCAGAGGACCAGATCCTGTATCAAACGGAGAGATACAATGAGGAGACCTTTGGGTACGAAGTGCCCATCAAGGAGGAGGGGGACTACGTGCTGGTGCTGAAGTTTGCCGAGGTCTACTTTGCGCAGTCCCAGCAGAAG GTATTTGACGTGCGGTTGAACGGCCACGTGGTGGTGAAGGACCTGGATATCTTTGATCGAGTAGGGCACAGTACTGCCCACGATGAGATCATCCCGATGAGCATCCGGAAGGGGAAGCTGAGCGTCCAGGGCGAGGTGTCCACCTTCACAGGCAAACTCTACATCGAGTTTGTCAAG GGATACTATGACAACCCCAAAGTCTGTGCACTCTACATCATGGCTGGGACAGTGGATG ATGTACCAAAGCTGCAGCCTCatccaggactggaaaagaaagaagaggaggaggaggaagaagaatacGATGAAGGGTCTAATCTCAAGAGACAGACCAATAAGAACCGAGTGCAGTCGGGGCCCCGCACGCCCAACCCCTACGCCTCGGACAACAGCAGCCTCATGTTTCCCATCCTGGTGGCCTTCGGAGTCTTCATTCCAACCCTCTTCTGCCTCTGCCGGTTGTGA
- the MLEC gene encoding malectin isoform X3: MLGVRAVEGAPVALLRLLLLLLPALGVVRLAGAGLPESVIWAVNAGGEAHVDVHGIHFRKDPLEGRVGRASDYGMKLPILRSNPEDQILYQTERYNEETFGYEVPIKEEGDYVLVLKFAEVYFAQSQQKMYQSCSLIQDWKRKKRRRRKKNTMKGLISRDRPIRTECSRGPARPTPTPRTTAASCFPSWWPSESSFQPSSASAGCENQSPS; encoded by the exons ATGCTAGGCGTTCGGGCGGTTGAAGGAGCCCCCGTGGCGCTCCTGcgactgctgcttctgctgctgccggCGCTCGGCGTGGTCCGCTTGGCGGGGGCCGGGCTGCCCGAGAGCGTGATTTGGGCCGTCAACGCGGGCGGGGAGGCGCATGTGGACGTGCACGGGATCCACTTCCGCAAGGACCCTTTGGAAGGCCGGGTGGGCCGAG CCTCTGACTATGGCATGAAGCTGCCAATCCTGCGTTCCAACCCAGAGGACCAGATCCTGTATCAAACGGAGAGATACAATGAGGAGACCTTTGGGTACGAAGTGCCCATCAAGGAGGAGGGGGACTACGTGCTGGTGCTGAAGTTTGCCGAGGTCTACTTTGCGCAGTCCCAGCAGAAG ATGTACCAAAGCTGCAGCCTCatccaggactggaaaagaaagaagaggaggaggaggaagaagaatacGATGAAGGGTCTAATCTCAAGAGACAGACCAATAAGAACCGAGTGCAGTCGGGGCCCCGCACGCCCAACCCCTACGCCTCGGACAACAGCAGCCTCATGTTTCCCATCCTGGTGGCCTTCGGAGTCTTCATTCCAACCCTCTTCTGCCTCTGCCGGTTGTGAGAACCAATCACCATCCTGA